Proteins from one Amycolatopsis benzoatilytica AK 16/65 genomic window:
- a CDS encoding MFS transporter, translated as MYIATSRSSDVAAGTGRKAGLRRVSANVVALGAVSLVTDISSEMVTAVLPLYLVLGLGLNPLQFGLLDGLYAGATAVVRVLGGHLADRWNRLKAVAGAGYGLSAVCKLGLVAAGSSVAAIGVVLAADRTGKGLRTAPRDALISLSSEPGALGRSFGVHRAMDTVGAFLGPLVAMAVLAVSLGSYTSVFFTSFCIAAIAVLLLVLFVRDHQQEVVDRAKVSARAAFGLLRERGFRRVVIWAALLGLVTLGDSFVYLVLQRRWDVAATFFPLLPLGTAGVYLVLAIPLGKLADKIGRWPVFLGGHVALTGALLALCGPVSGFWLAALALGLHGVFYAATDGVLMAAAGPLVPADLRATGLAVVQTGQAAARMLSSVLFGLAWTVWDLRPAVLVAAGALAVVALGAAFAKPVRP; from the coding sequence ATGTACATCGCGACAAGCCGTAGTTCGGACGTCGCGGCGGGCACCGGCCGGAAGGCCGGCCTGCGCCGGGTGTCGGCGAATGTCGTCGCACTCGGCGCGGTCAGCCTGGTCACCGACATCTCCTCGGAGATGGTGACCGCGGTGCTGCCGCTGTACCTGGTGCTCGGCCTCGGCCTCAATCCGCTGCAGTTCGGTCTGCTCGACGGGCTCTACGCCGGGGCGACGGCGGTGGTGCGGGTGCTCGGCGGGCACCTGGCCGACCGGTGGAACCGGCTCAAGGCGGTCGCCGGAGCGGGCTACGGCTTGTCCGCGGTGTGCAAGCTCGGACTGGTCGCGGCCGGTTCCTCGGTCGCGGCGATCGGCGTGGTGCTCGCCGCCGACCGGACCGGCAAGGGGCTGCGCACGGCCCCGCGCGACGCGTTGATCTCGCTCAGCAGCGAGCCCGGCGCGCTCGGCCGGTCGTTCGGCGTGCACCGGGCGATGGACACCGTCGGTGCGTTCCTCGGACCGCTGGTGGCGATGGCTGTGCTCGCGGTGAGCCTCGGCAGCTACACCTCGGTGTTCTTCACCAGTTTCTGCATCGCGGCGATCGCGGTGCTGCTGCTGGTGCTGTTCGTGCGCGACCACCAGCAGGAAGTCGTCGACCGGGCGAAGGTGTCCGCGCGGGCCGCGTTCGGGCTGCTGCGCGAGCGGGGGTTCCGCCGCGTGGTGATCTGGGCGGCACTGCTCGGGTTGGTGACGCTCGGCGACTCGTTCGTCTACCTGGTCCTGCAGCGGCGCTGGGACGTCGCGGCGACGTTCTTTCCGTTGCTGCCGCTTGGCACCGCCGGCGTGTACCTGGTGCTGGCGATCCCGCTCGGCAAACTGGCTGACAAGATCGGCCGCTGGCCGGTGTTCCTCGGCGGGCACGTCGCGTTGACCGGCGCGCTGCTCGCGCTGTGCGGTCCGGTGTCCGGGTTCTGGCTCGCGGCGCTCGCGCTCGGCCTGCACGGCGTGTTCTACGCGGCCACCGACGGCGTGCTGATGGCTGCCGCCGGGCCGCTGGTGCCCGCCGACCTGCGCGCCACCGGGCTCGCGGTGGTGCAGACCGGGCAGGCCGCCGCCCGGATGCTCTCGTCTGTCCTCTTCGGACTCGCCTGGACCGTGTGGGACCTGCGGCCCGCGGTGCTGGTCGCGGCCGGAGCCCTTGCCGTCGTGGCGCTCGGCGCCGCCTTCGCGAAGCCGGTGCGCCCGTGA
- a CDS encoding ABC transporter permease yields the protein MTTVDERLAKPRLTDRLVLRPEIGALLGAVVVFLFFTFATDKFFSASGAATWLDDAATLGIMAVAVSLLMVGGEFDLSAGVMTASTSLVTAILATQAGWNVWLALLVSLVFALAVGAFNGWLVMKTGLPSFIVTLGTFLALQGLNLGVTRLVTGTVQVSGMRSTDGYASAGFVFASTVDVGGTPFQISIVWWLGAIAVAAWLLLRTRFGNWIFAVGGSAASSRAVGVPVVRTKILLFMGTALAAWLVGSINILRFASVQANQGIGLEFQYIIAAVIGGCLLTGGFGSAVGAAIGALIFGMARQGIVFAGWNNDWFMLFLGIMLLAAVLVNNALRRRAERVRR from the coding sequence ATGACGACCGTCGACGAACGGCTGGCGAAACCGCGCCTGACCGACCGGCTGGTGCTGCGCCCGGAGATCGGCGCGCTGCTCGGCGCGGTCGTGGTCTTCCTGTTCTTCACCTTCGCCACCGACAAGTTCTTCAGCGCCAGTGGCGCCGCGACCTGGCTGGACGACGCGGCGACGCTCGGCATCATGGCCGTGGCGGTGTCACTGCTGATGGTCGGCGGCGAGTTCGACCTTTCCGCCGGTGTGATGACCGCGTCCACCTCGCTGGTCACCGCGATCCTCGCCACCCAGGCCGGCTGGAACGTCTGGCTCGCGCTGCTCGTTTCGCTGGTCTTCGCGCTGGCGGTCGGCGCGTTCAACGGCTGGCTGGTGATGAAGACCGGCCTGCCGAGCTTCATCGTCACACTCGGCACTTTCCTTGCCTTGCAGGGGCTGAACCTCGGGGTGACGCGGCTGGTGACCGGGACCGTGCAGGTGTCCGGGATGCGCTCCACCGACGGCTACGCGTCCGCCGGGTTCGTCTTCGCCTCCACTGTGGACGTCGGCGGTACCCCGTTCCAGATCTCCATCGTCTGGTGGCTCGGCGCGATCGCGGTCGCCGCCTGGCTGCTGCTGCGCACCCGGTTCGGCAACTGGATCTTCGCCGTCGGCGGCTCGGCGGCCAGCTCGCGCGCGGTCGGCGTGCCGGTGGTGCGCACGAAGATCCTGCTGTTCATGGGCACCGCGCTGGCCGCCTGGCTGGTCGGCTCCATCAACATCCTGCGGTTCGCGAGCGTGCAGGCGAACCAGGGCATCGGGCTGGAATTCCAGTACATCATCGCCGCGGTGATCGGCGGCTGCCTGCTCACCGGCGGCTTCGGCTCGGCCGTCGGCGCCGCGATCGGCGCGCTGATCTTCGGCATGGCGCGGCAAGGCATCGTGTTCGCCGGCTGGAACAACGACTGGTTCATGCTGTTCCTCGGCATCATGCTGCTGGCCGCGGTCCTGGTGAACAACGCACTGCGGCGACGCGCGGAAAGGGTACGGCGATGA
- a CDS encoding discoidin domain-containing protein: MLPAVVSAAPRDSVAPAADVLLSQGKQASSSTREASAYGAENAVDGNGKTRWASSVSSDAQWLNVDLGTASKVHRVKIDWEAAYAKKYRIEMSDDGKTYTPIATVTDGDGKTDDLTGLNGHGRFLRFVGTERATKYGYSFWEIQAYGNADSTGDTQPPSTPSNLAAGEIGSGSVALTWAAATDNVGVAGYDILRDGKSVATSQGTSYTDTTVAPNTDYAYTVRARDEAGNVSPVSSSIKVHTKPGNAGTSFVLAAAGDIAEQCTASSSSCQHPKTAKLVEQMNPAAVITMGDNQYDSENVGLTLQNFKDYYDKTWGKFKSITHPIPGNHETYDDNKPFEAYQQYFGKAATPNGKRYYSWEMGNWHFIAIDSNGFVNDDGALTDTEQLDWIKQDLAKNTKGCVAAYYHHPRWSSGDHGDQRGSKPVWDLLTQYKADLVLNGHDHHYERFKPQDASGKADPNGPVEILGGMGGANPYDVKSPHSTTEKLLDHTFGVLKLTMTDNSFSEQLIGTDSKVLDSSPTYTCHAKG, from the coding sequence ATGCTGCCCGCCGTGGTGTCCGCCGCGCCGCGCGACTCCGTCGCCCCCGCCGCGGATGTGCTGCTTTCGCAGGGAAAACAGGCCAGCTCTTCCACCCGCGAAGCATCCGCGTACGGTGCCGAGAACGCCGTCGACGGCAACGGCAAGACGCGCTGGGCCAGTTCGGTCAGCTCCGACGCGCAGTGGCTGAACGTCGACCTGGGCACGGCGTCCAAGGTCCACCGGGTCAAGATCGACTGGGAAGCGGCCTACGCCAAGAAGTACCGCATCGAGATGTCCGACGACGGCAAGACCTACACGCCGATCGCGACGGTCACCGACGGCGACGGCAAGACCGACGACCTCACCGGGCTGAACGGGCACGGCCGGTTCCTGCGCTTCGTCGGCACTGAGCGCGCCACGAAGTACGGCTACTCGTTCTGGGAGATCCAGGCTTACGGCAACGCGGACTCCACCGGCGACACCCAGCCGCCCAGCACGCCGTCGAACCTCGCCGCGGGAGAAATCGGCTCCGGCAGCGTCGCGCTGACCTGGGCAGCGGCGACCGACAACGTCGGCGTGGCCGGCTACGACATCCTCCGCGACGGCAAGTCCGTCGCCACCAGCCAGGGCACGTCCTACACCGATACGACGGTCGCGCCGAATACCGACTACGCCTACACCGTTCGCGCCCGCGACGAGGCCGGCAACGTCTCGCCGGTCAGCTCTTCGATCAAGGTGCACACCAAACCGGGGAACGCGGGCACGAGCTTCGTCCTCGCCGCTGCCGGCGACATCGCGGAGCAGTGCACCGCGAGCAGCTCCAGCTGCCAGCACCCGAAGACCGCGAAGCTCGTCGAGCAGATGAACCCGGCCGCGGTGATCACCATGGGCGACAACCAGTACGACAGCGAGAACGTCGGCCTGACGCTGCAGAACTTCAAGGACTACTACGACAAGACCTGGGGCAAGTTCAAGAGCATCACGCACCCGATCCCGGGCAACCACGAGACCTACGACGACAACAAGCCGTTCGAGGCATACCAGCAGTACTTCGGCAAGGCCGCGACGCCGAACGGCAAGCGGTACTACAGCTGGGAAATGGGCAACTGGCACTTCATCGCCATCGATTCGAACGGCTTCGTGAACGACGACGGCGCGCTGACCGACACCGAGCAGCTGGACTGGATCAAGCAGGATCTGGCGAAGAACACCAAGGGCTGCGTCGCCGCGTACTACCACCACCCGCGGTGGAGTTCCGGCGACCACGGCGACCAGCGCGGCTCCAAGCCGGTGTGGGACCTGCTCACCCAGTACAAGGCCGACCTGGTGCTCAACGGCCACGACCACCACTACGAGCGGTTCAAGCCGCAGGACGCGTCCGGCAAGGCGGACCCGAACGGCCCGGTCGAGATCCTCGGCGGCATGGGCGGCGCGAACCCGTACGACGTCAAGTCGCCGCACTCGACCACGGAGAAGCTGCTGGATCACACCTTCGGCGTGCTGAAGCTGACGATGACCGACAACTCCTTCTCCGAGCAGTTGATCGGCACCGACAGCAAGGTCCTGGACAGCAGCCCGACCTACACCTGCCACGCCAAGGGCTGA
- a CDS encoding SRPBCC family protein: protein MRLDHEFTVPAPIGEVWQAVIDPERVAPCMPGASLTKVEGDTFSGTVKVKLGPISLLYKGHGEFLEKDEAARKVVIKASGKDARGGGTAAATVTLTLSERDGGTHGAVATDLAITGRPAQFGRGLISEVGGKILDTFAGNLAASLTGPEEAPAEEAKPVEAVPAASEKAAEKPVAEKPAEEEKPRLRSVPAGGATGEAEAIDLLDYAGQSVAKRVAPVAIGVVLLVVLVAVLRKLRRR, encoded by the coding sequence GTGCGGCTCGACCACGAATTCACCGTCCCCGCCCCGATCGGGGAGGTCTGGCAGGCCGTCATCGACCCGGAGCGGGTTGCCCCGTGCATGCCCGGGGCCTCGCTCACCAAGGTGGAAGGGGACACCTTCTCAGGCACGGTGAAGGTCAAGCTGGGGCCGATCTCGTTGCTGTACAAGGGACACGGTGAGTTCCTGGAGAAGGACGAGGCGGCCCGGAAGGTCGTGATCAAGGCGTCCGGGAAAGACGCCCGGGGCGGCGGCACCGCGGCCGCGACCGTCACGCTGACGCTGAGCGAGCGGGACGGCGGGACGCACGGGGCGGTCGCCACGGACCTGGCGATCACCGGGCGGCCGGCGCAGTTCGGGCGCGGGCTGATTTCCGAGGTCGGCGGGAAGATCCTGGATACTTTCGCGGGGAACCTGGCTGCTTCTTTGACCGGGCCGGAGGAGGCTCCGGCTGAGGAAGCGAAGCCGGTTGAAGCTGTTCCGGCCGCGAGCGAGAAGGCGGCGGAAAAGCCGGTCGCGGAGAAGCCGGCCGAGGAGGAGAAGCCGCGGTTGCGCAGCGTGCCCGCCGGTGGGGCTACCGGCGAGGCGGAAGCGATCGACCTGCTGGATTATGCGGGACAGTCGGTGGCCAAGCGGGTTGCTCCGGTGGCGATCGGGGTCGTCTTGCTGGTGGTTCTGGTGGCGGTGCTGCGGAAGTTGCGGCGGCGCTGA
- a CDS encoding GGDEF domain-containing protein, translating to MWAVARRRWIGYAMGSEAAAAAVTIAGLVTGFGGAVQFGSFAVLAGLGIAQAELSRRIEVLRRWMSGQTHINVTSVWYLAGAFLLPPAWVAVLALVLYLHLWLRVWRHVRTRPAHRFAASTAWAMLSCFAASAVLTVGGLNRSPLDTAHGVFALILAAAVFELSNVVFVATGIYLYTNSRSPADLVGTWEDNAFELATLCLGGLVALAFVHQPVLVVFVLPPLLLLHRYLLLKQQLQVAVVTDEKTGLLNTAGWHDLATNELARVRRRGEGSGFAVLMIDLDHFKRINDTYGHLTGDEVLAAVAVAIEASVRQSDTVGRFGGEEFVVLVPATGRTDVLGIAERVRVAVGELTVAVGGPVRIDGLSVSVGVASYPEAGTTLDEVLRSADAALYRAKDAGRNRVSI from the coding sequence ATGTGGGCGGTGGCTCGGCGACGGTGGATCGGATACGCCATGGGGTCCGAGGCCGCCGCCGCGGCGGTGACGATCGCCGGGCTCGTGACCGGGTTCGGCGGGGCTGTTCAGTTCGGTTCGTTCGCGGTGCTGGCCGGGCTGGGGATCGCGCAGGCCGAGCTGTCACGGCGGATCGAGGTCCTGCGGCGGTGGATGAGCGGGCAGACGCACATCAACGTCACGTCGGTCTGGTATCTCGCCGGCGCGTTTCTGCTTCCGCCGGCCTGGGTCGCGGTGTTGGCGTTGGTGCTGTACCTGCACTTGTGGCTGCGAGTGTGGCGTCACGTGCGTACGAGGCCCGCGCATCGCTTCGCGGCTAGTACGGCTTGGGCGATGCTGTCGTGCTTCGCGGCATCGGCCGTGTTGACGGTCGGCGGTTTGAATCGAAGCCCGCTCGACACGGCGCACGGTGTCTTCGCGCTCATCCTCGCGGCCGCTGTCTTCGAACTGTCGAATGTCGTGTTCGTAGCGACCGGCATTTACCTGTACACGAACAGCCGCTCGCCTGCGGACCTCGTCGGTACCTGGGAGGACAACGCCTTCGAGCTCGCGACGTTGTGCCTGGGCGGGCTGGTCGCGTTGGCGTTCGTGCATCAGCCGGTGCTGGTGGTGTTCGTGTTGCCGCCGTTGTTGCTGCTGCACCGCTACCTGTTGCTGAAGCAGCAGTTACAGGTAGCGGTCGTGACCGACGAGAAGACCGGTCTGCTCAACACCGCGGGCTGGCATGACCTCGCGACGAACGAGCTCGCCCGCGTGCGCAGGCGCGGCGAAGGCAGCGGGTTCGCCGTCCTGATGATCGACCTGGACCACTTCAAGCGCATCAACGACACCTACGGCCACCTGACCGGCGACGAAGTGCTCGCCGCGGTCGCGGTGGCGATCGAGGCGTCGGTGCGGCAGAGCGACACGGTCGGCCGGTTCGGCGGCGAGGAGTTCGTCGTGCTGGTGCCCGCGACCGGGAGAACCGACGTGCTCGGCATCGCGGAACGCGTGCGGGTCGCAGTGGGGGAGCTGACCGTCGCGGTGGGCGGCCCGGTGCGGATCGACGGGCTTTCGGTGTCGGTCGGCGTCGCGAGTTATCCAGAAGCCGGGACCACGCTGGACGAGGTGTTGCGCTCGGCCGACGCGGCGCTGTACCGCGCCAAGGACGCAGGCCGGAACCGCGTCTCGATCTGA
- a CDS encoding NAD(P)-binding domain-containing protein: MSVDHETDVVVVGAGQAGLSAAYHLRRAGFVNERGFVVLDHGKRPGGAWQHRWPSLVMRKVHGIYDLPGMAFGTPDLNRPASEVVSEYFGRFEKTYDLPVHRPVDVTAVRREGERLLVESPAETWAARAVISATGTWDRPFWPRYPGEFAGRQLHTADYRGPGEFTNQRVVVVGGGTSAVQLLTEIGPVARSTVWVTRRPPVWRDQPFSEDWGRQAVAKVEERVRAGLPPESVVSVTDLAVTPEVVAARAAGYLDRRPMFERLVPGGVVWADGAFEPADMILWATGFRASIDHLAPLHLRTPGGGIRMDGTRVVGEPRLHLVGYGPSASTVGANRAGRAAVQEVRRLLDR; encoded by the coding sequence ATGAGCGTGGATCACGAGACCGACGTGGTGGTCGTCGGGGCTGGGCAGGCCGGTCTGTCCGCGGCGTATCACCTGCGTCGCGCCGGGTTCGTCAACGAGCGCGGTTTCGTGGTGCTCGACCACGGCAAACGCCCGGGCGGCGCGTGGCAGCACCGGTGGCCGTCGCTGGTGATGCGCAAGGTGCACGGGATCTACGACCTGCCCGGGATGGCCTTCGGAACGCCGGACCTGAACCGCCCGGCGAGCGAGGTCGTGTCGGAGTACTTCGGCCGCTTCGAGAAGACGTATGACCTGCCGGTGCACCGTCCGGTCGACGTAACCGCCGTGCGTCGCGAAGGGGAGCGGCTGCTGGTCGAATCGCCTGCTGAGACTTGGGCGGCGCGCGCGGTGATCAGCGCGACTGGCACCTGGGACCGGCCGTTCTGGCCGCGCTATCCGGGCGAATTCGCCGGACGCCAGCTGCACACCGCGGACTACCGCGGCCCCGGCGAGTTCACGAACCAGCGAGTAGTGGTCGTCGGCGGCGGAACCTCCGCGGTGCAGCTGCTGACGGAAATCGGCCCAGTTGCCCGCTCGACGGTCTGGGTGACGCGGCGCCCGCCGGTCTGGCGGGACCAGCCGTTCAGCGAGGACTGGGGACGCCAGGCAGTCGCCAAGGTCGAAGAGCGCGTACGCGCCGGGCTGCCGCCGGAAAGCGTGGTGAGCGTGACGGACCTGGCCGTGACGCCGGAAGTCGTGGCCGCCCGTGCTGCGGGATACCTGGACCGCCGCCCCATGTTCGAGCGGCTGGTTCCCGGGGGAGTCGTCTGGGCCGACGGCGCCTTCGAGCCCGCCGACATGATCCTGTGGGCAACCGGCTTCCGTGCCTCGATTGACCACTTGGCGCCGCTTCACCTGCGTACCCCTGGCGGTGGCATCCGCATGGACGGCACGCGGGTCGTCGGCGAGCCGCGCCTGCACCTGGTCGGCTACGGCCCTTCTGCCAGCACTGTAGGCGCGAACCGGGCGGGCCGTGCCGCCGTGCAAGAAGTCCGCCGCCTGCTCGACCGCTAA
- a CDS encoding FAD binding domain-containing protein — MIPAQFDYVAPSTVDEAVQALAAAGEDAKVLAGGQSLLPVLRMRLAAPTTLIDLGKVAEMRGVREDGDALVVGAMTTHYDVQRDRLIAEHAALVKEATDTVADPQVRHRGTFGGAIAHADPAGDLLAPVLALDGELVLAGPNGRRTVSAAEFFQDYFTTALAPDELLVEVRLPKHTGWRAHYEKFNRVAQAWSMCAVAATVRTEGGVIEEARVALTNMGATPIRATSVEQALLGAPATAETIRAAAAHAADGTNPVADGNSDAEYRQHLVRVLTGRAVAAAVGA, encoded by the coding sequence GTGATCCCGGCCCAGTTCGACTACGTCGCTCCGTCCACCGTGGACGAAGCCGTGCAGGCGCTCGCGGCGGCGGGCGAGGACGCGAAGGTGCTGGCCGGCGGGCAAAGCCTGCTGCCGGTGCTGCGGATGCGGCTCGCCGCGCCGACAACGCTGATCGATCTCGGCAAGGTCGCCGAAATGCGCGGCGTGCGCGAGGACGGCGACGCGCTGGTGGTCGGTGCGATGACGACGCATTACGACGTGCAGCGCGACCGGCTGATCGCCGAGCACGCCGCGCTGGTGAAGGAAGCCACCGACACCGTCGCGGACCCGCAGGTGCGCCACCGCGGCACGTTCGGCGGTGCGATCGCGCATGCGGACCCGGCAGGCGACCTGCTGGCTCCCGTGCTCGCACTGGACGGCGAGCTGGTGCTGGCCGGCCCGAACGGGCGGCGGACGGTCTCGGCGGCGGAGTTCTTCCAGGACTACTTCACCACCGCGCTGGCGCCGGACGAGCTGCTCGTGGAGGTGCGGCTGCCGAAACACACCGGCTGGCGGGCGCACTACGAGAAGTTCAACCGGGTCGCGCAAGCCTGGTCGATGTGCGCGGTGGCGGCCACCGTGCGCACCGAGGGCGGCGTGATCGAGGAGGCCCGGGTCGCGCTCACGAACATGGGCGCGACGCCGATCCGGGCCACCAGCGTGGAGCAGGCGCTGCTCGGCGCGCCGGCTACCGCGGAGACGATCCGCGCGGCCGCCGCGCACGCGGCCGACGGCACCAACCCGGTCGCCGACGGCAATTCCGACGCCGAGTACCGCCAGCATCTCGTCCGGGTGCTGACCGGACGCGCCGTCGCGGCCGCGGTGGGCGCCTGA
- a CDS encoding alpha/beta fold hydrolase, with the protein MTEARLSDGSTIEVFEYGDGPVLLVPEDPRPASGPEAEAARQWGADPELGRSLIAGLDGFRVAAFGYQAHRMAHPADLTPDLVAADFLTVADAVGADRFAYYGYSWLALSGLQLAMRTDRLSALVMGGYPPVDGPYAEMLAVTRATWEMALAGPAAEQSGPAEPGDWDSVDIALSTAQTKQFVTLYEALRDFDDRAVELSCPRMCFAGEKDRIVYAERWGGVTVDIAGPMVRERLELQARGWTVEVLPGLDHMGAMQAAVVLPVVRPWLEAAVSG; encoded by the coding sequence ATGACGGAAGCGAGATTGTCCGACGGCTCGACGATCGAGGTTTTCGAGTACGGCGACGGTCCGGTGCTGCTGGTGCCGGAAGATCCGCGCCCGGCGTCGGGACCGGAAGCCGAGGCCGCCCGGCAATGGGGCGCCGACCCGGAACTGGGGCGTTCGCTGATCGCCGGGCTCGACGGGTTCCGGGTGGCGGCGTTCGGCTATCAAGCGCACCGGATGGCGCATCCGGCGGACCTGACCCCGGACCTGGTGGCGGCCGACTTCCTGACGGTCGCGGACGCGGTCGGGGCGGACCGGTTCGCGTATTACGGCTACTCCTGGCTGGCGCTTTCCGGGCTGCAGCTGGCGATGCGCACCGACCGGCTGTCCGCGCTGGTGATGGGCGGGTATCCGCCGGTGGACGGGCCGTACGCGGAGATGCTCGCGGTGACCCGGGCTACCTGGGAGATGGCGCTGGCCGGGCCCGCGGCCGAGCAGTCGGGACCGGCCGAACCGGGGGACTGGGACTCGGTCGACATCGCTTTGTCGACCGCGCAGACGAAGCAGTTCGTGACGCTGTACGAGGCGTTGCGGGACTTCGACGACCGGGCGGTCGAACTGTCGTGCCCGCGAATGTGCTTCGCCGGCGAGAAGGACCGGATCGTTTACGCCGAGCGGTGGGGCGGGGTGACGGTCGACATCGCCGGGCCGATGGTGCGGGAGCGGCTTGAGCTGCAAGCGCGCGGCTGGACGGTCGAGGTGCTGCCGGGGCTGGACCATATGGGCGCGATGCAGGCGGCGGTGGTGCTGCCGGTCGTCCGGCCGTGGCTGGAAGCCGCCGTGAGTGGCTGA
- a CDS encoding ATP-binding cassette domain-containing protein, with protein MSALLEVREIGKRYGNVVALREVSTVVNAGEVTCVLGDNGAGKSTLIKILAGVHQHDAGEFLVDGSPVRFASPREALDRGIATVYQDLAVVPLMSVWRNFFLGSEPTVGFGPFRALDRRKGRALTKKALSDMGIDLRDVEQPVGTLSGGERQCVAIARAVHFGAKVLILDEPTAALGVKQAGLVLKHVAQARDRGLGVVLITHNPHHAYPVADRFLLLKRGAPLGSYEKSEIGLPELTQQMAGGAELAALEHELRQA; from the coding sequence ATGAGCGCTCTCCTCGAAGTCCGCGAGATCGGCAAGCGGTACGGAAACGTAGTCGCGCTGCGCGAGGTGTCCACCGTCGTCAATGCCGGCGAAGTCACCTGCGTGCTCGGCGACAACGGGGCCGGCAAATCCACTTTGATCAAGATCCTCGCCGGAGTGCACCAGCACGACGCCGGCGAGTTCCTGGTGGACGGCTCGCCGGTGCGGTTCGCTTCGCCGCGGGAGGCGCTGGACCGCGGCATCGCCACCGTGTACCAGGATCTCGCCGTGGTGCCGCTGATGAGCGTGTGGCGGAACTTCTTCCTCGGCTCCGAGCCGACCGTCGGGTTCGGGCCGTTCCGCGCCCTGGACCGGCGCAAGGGCCGGGCACTGACCAAGAAAGCGTTGTCCGACATGGGCATCGACCTGCGCGACGTCGAACAGCCGGTCGGCACTCTCTCCGGCGGCGAACGCCAATGCGTGGCGATCGCCCGAGCCGTCCACTTCGGAGCGAAGGTGCTGATCCTGGACGAACCGACCGCAGCCCTGGGCGTGAAACAGGCCGGGCTGGTGCTGAAGCACGTCGCACAGGCGCGGGACCGGGGCCTGGGCGTCGTGCTGATCACCCACAATCCGCACCACGCGTACCCGGTGGCGGACCGGTTCCTGCTGCTCAAACGAGGCGCGCCGCTGGGGTCCTACGAGAAGTCCGAGATCGGCCTGCCGGAGCTGACCCAGCAGATGGCAGGCGGTGCCGAGCTGGCAGCGCTGGAACACGAACTCCGGCAGGCGTAG